DNA from Daucus carota subsp. sativus chromosome 1, DH1 v3.0, whole genome shotgun sequence:
GCGAGGACCCATCACACTGTCGACAGCTCTGTGTGCAACTGCACTTCCAGTGCCAAAAGCCATACCTATGTGACAGAAAGACAAAAACACATAAATACATTACGTGAAAACCTTCTGGTATACAgagaaaatataaactatataataaaaaccaTTCAGGTCACTAATGGTGTTAATATACCTTGAGCAATAGTTGCACCAAGGCCTCCAAGCATAgatccaccaccaccaccacttgAAGCAGGAGCAGGGGGAGGAGCTTGGCGAACTGCAACAAGAACAGTAAAACCGTTAACAATGAGCAAACACGTCAAAGCAGCAAATATAACAAAATGATTAGACTTGGAGAACAGTACCAGGTGCTGGGGGAGGTGCCCGACGAGCAGCTGGGCGAGGGGCTGATCTTCCTGGaatgatttataaaaaattaaaaactcaaATGCCAAGTAATCAAAGCATCATTATGCAAATTGAAAAAACACCAAGCTTACAATCGTCTTAAAGGACACAGTAAAACACAACTCACAAATAACACAGAAAAGAACACATTTTTTTGATACCCACCAATAAAAGTATGCACATTACAAACAcctattataataaatttaaatctttCAGTCTCAAAAACGCCACAGTCCCCATTCACAGTAAAACACAACTCACAAATAACACAGAAAAGAAAACCTTTTGATACCCACCAATAAAAGTATGTACATTACAAACACCTATTACAATAAATTTAAATCTTTCGGTCTTCTTccaatatacatacacatatatcaCCCTTCATGCAAAGGCATGATGCTAACTAAATTAACTTTTATTAAACTCCGAGTCACCATATTCAAAACTTAAAAATGTTAAACACATATCCAATACAACAATACATTGCAATTCCAATACCCCAAACAAATCCACAACCTCGAGTCCTAGCTAACTAACTGCCTAGGTTCCTTTAACTCCTATTTGTGATATTCAAAACCTAAATCTTAAACACATTACACATGGCAATTGCAGTACTCAGAAACAAATTGAGCACAACCTAACCATCCATTTTATGTCCAAACAAGCAATTAATCCCAAAAATCTCTCAAAACATTATAAACAAAGACAAAAATCGAACATTAACATCATATACCCAAATTAAACCAACAAGCATATAAACTCAAAATATAAAACTCTATGACTATCATCCAATCCAATCAACATAACATACACAATAACATCACTAAAATTaacacaattaaaaaaaatatcatagcAGGGATTAAATCTCTCAGACAGTTATAACAAATATACATCAACacaacaaaaacaaatcttcaaaataattaaatcaaaaaaattgaaaccctAGTTGCAACATGTACACACAAGGGCAGGGCTGTATGTAGAGGTTATAGATCTCACCGGAGCTACGACGAGCCATGGTTCAGAGAGCGGCGGCGATTGATTtgatttctagagagagaaaatagACGAGGGTTTggtttctagagagagaaaattGTTTATAGCTTCACAAATCACAACAAAACGAccttatatgtatatgtgtatagagGGAGGTCACGAGATAGGTCAGCATAACGAGTAGGGTATTACGTGGCAGTATCTTGACCGTAGATGGAGAAAAGGAAGAGTCTAGAGGCGGGTGCATTGTAAGATG
Protein-coding regions in this window:
- the LOC108206886 gene encoding uncharacterized protein LOC108206886, which translates into the protein MARRSSGRSAPRPAARRAPPPAPVRQAPPPAPASSGGGGGSMLGGLGATIAQGMAFGTGSAVAHRAVDSVMGPRTIQHETVPAAAGSAAPELSKDACGMHLDAFTKCLNSSGSEISKCQFYMDMLNECKNNSGSMINA